The genomic stretch CTCTTCGGTTGATTGGGAGATCACCATTTGGCACTGACTAAGCACCCGATAGTGGCGATTTAAAATCTCCATCTGTACACGGTTCGCCTCAAGAGCCTCTTGTACCAACTTGATATTGGTAATGTTCTCATGGCTAATCACAACCCGAATCGCTCCAGGCCACTGCACACGGTGCACCCGCATGTTGTACCAGCGACGCGCTTTTAGGTTGGCGCACTCATAATCAAAGACAAAACTCTCGCGCTCTCCTAAAAGAACTTGCCGAATACCGGTCTCGGCCTTTTCTTCACACTGTTCACCAGCCAGGGTACTTTGACAATATTGGAAATAGCTTTTGTCCAGGTAGGTGTCAGGCGGGGCGTGATCATTTTGAAATTGGTTCTGCTTCCACGCCTTATTGGCCTTCACAATACAGCCTTCTTCATCCAGGATCACCATTTGGGTATCACTGGCGTTAAGGATACTGTCGGTAAAGGAGATAGAGTTTTGAAGATCCTGGGTACGCCGTGAAATCTCTTTTTCCATGGGCTTTAACGTCCAACGGAACAGCACATACCACAGGATTGAACCCGTCAACAGCACCATTAAAATAGAGAACACCATCAACCGTTGTTGCAGCGCTGCCAGAGCCCCCAACATACTTTGGCGGTGGTAGGCCAGCTGCAAGATCAACCCATTTTCATCAAACAGAACTTTTTTCTCACCCATAAGGGCATTGGCATCATGGGTACTATGCTGTTGTTTATAGAGTTGACGGCCATTGAGAAAATGGGCCTTTAGCAATGAGATATCCGGGTGTTTTTGGTGCCAACGGTCCAGAAGCTGGGTGGCTTCCACATAATCATGGCGCAGCATGGCATCGGTCAGAAAATCTCCAATCAACTCCAACTCAGATTGAACCCGCTGAAGCTCATTTTCACTCAGATGGTCTTTTTGCTCTTGATAAATAAAATAGGAAAACGACCCCACAACCAGGGACAACACCAAAATAATGGTGCTGAATAATGAGCGCTGTTTGGTATTAAAGGAGGCGCGCATCAGGGTTCTTTAAGGGCAGGAAGAACCTGATCAAGAATTTTACGGTGCAAATCATAATCCGTATCCTTAACAGGAACAAAAGCCGACAGTTTACGGTTGATGCTTTTTAGCACCTCTCCACCTTTTTCAGTGGTATGCAAGGTTTGCAGAGCATCCCGTATACGCTGTTGCAACCCCTTAGACATGGTTGAACGGGCGACAAAAACATGGGTGGAGAGCATGGGGGAGTGTGCCAGTAGACGGATATCTAGGTGCATATGTTCACGGAACACCTCCTCAGCCACCGCACCAGCATCAAACACCCCAAACTGCACACCGTGGAGAACATTTTCATGATTACGCAAATGTTTATGCAAACCAAGCTGTGCTAACCCAACCCCACGTTGCATCATCATATACAAAGGCACCTGGGTACTTAGGGTGGAGTTAATATTACCGAAGGCCACCTTCTTACCCTTAAGCTGCTTTAAACTGGAGATATCACTGTTATTGGCTGTAAAGATTACCGCTCTAAAATAGGGACTGCCCTCAAAGGCGTAACGGGCTAACAATGGCTTTTTGCCATAGGTATCGCCAATGGTGACATAGGGGCTACCCCCTAAAAAAGCAATATCCAGTTCATCCCTACCTGTACGTTCAATATGCTCTTGGTAGTTACGAGCAATCTCCAGTCGGACAGGCTGGCCCAACTGCTCACCAAGATAGCGTGCCAGGGGGGTATACTTTTCTAAAAGATTTTTGGCGCTGAGATAAGGCATAAAGCCTAATGTCAGAGTTTTTGGATCCTGCGCATGCACGGGTGAAACCAGGAACATTAGCAGCACAGCATAAACAGCAGGTTTCCAGAACTTGGTCATGATAGCCTCATTACATAAACATGCGAATTATGACACTCTACACCAAATATCCTGTTGTTTCAGCACTCTTTTTTTATCTTCCAAAGGTCCATAGATCGATATTATTAAAATGATGATCCCGGCTGCTGAAGAAATGCCTGTTCTTCAGCACTACTTGCCCGCCCTAAAAGCGCATTACGGTGAGGGAAACGACCAAAGCGTGCAATGATATCATGATGCTGCTGGGCAAATGAGAAAGTACGAGGATTTTCAACCGTAGCAAATAGAATAAGGCCCTGTTTTTGTATAAGTAAAGACTCACTATGCATATAAGGCATATAGATAAATGTACGCTGCGCATGGGGGAAGCTATCCGCAATCCCCTCATGAATGGCTTGCTGAGCCAAAAAAAGCGCAAGGGCATCGTAAGCAAAGGATTGCGGCGAACCTCGAAACATATTTCGAGAAAACTGATCCAGTAGAATAATTTGTGCCAACCACCCTGCAGGTTGATCCCGCCAAGCCACGAGCTCCCCTGCTACCAGTTGCTCATGAGCGGGCATAAAGTCTGTCACAATCTGTTGATCCAACGGCTCTGATTTTCGGAACCAATCTACAGGCTTTAGCGTTTCAAACCAAAAGGTAAGTATATCCTCAGCTCGCATAACCCTCTCCATCTGCTATCTGGTCTGTAATGAGTTTTAGAGCCCTAACAGCCGCCAGGGTTGCACCGCCCCTTTGCAATCCCCCACTTATTCCCCCCTGTTTTGACTGAAACGGGGCACCCTAAGCAAAAAAGAGAGAATGATATCCCGATGCACCGAGCTACTTCGTTGCATCGGGGTGCGGTATCGTTGCTGCTGCAGGCCCCTTCTTACCGGATTAAGCGCGGAACCCTTAATTGAGCTACTGACTTAAAATCTTCATGTTCATAGCTTCTGTAGCGACACGACCCTATTTGCTGGGAAAAAAGGGTGCGAACACAAGCATCTTGCCTGGTTTATCGGAAAAAACCTCCCTTACCTTACAGACAATCTACCGCCAAACAACACGTTTACCCATTAACCTTCAACACCTTACCACAAGAAGGACAGTTGGCGTGGAGTTTGCGCTTTTATCTTTGGGCCCAGCCTGCCTGTTACCTAAGGGCAGTATAAAGGTCCTCGATTGCCCCCTTTTTAAGAGGTAAAGGCCGATGATGCGCCGACAAAAAACATGGAACCGCCCCCTACTGGTCCTAATCGGGCTGCTGCTTTTAATGGTTGGTTGCAGCAGCCAGACCAAAGATCTCAATCCTCAGGAGATCGCTCAAAGGGCACGTTCAGACCATAAGTTTGTCCAAGCACAAAGAGATCACCGCCCCACCTCCGTCACGCTCTATGGGGCGATGGCCAAGGCTGTACAAGCCAACCAAGCGCTGCGTATTCAAGCCTACGAGACATCTTTGGCTCTACAGCAAAAAGCGCTAACCCGGCAGGCCATGCTACCTCAGCTATTGCTTGATGCAGGCTATAACAGCCGAGATAATGATCCTTCAAGCTACAATGAAGGGGCCTCTGCGGCATCCATATCTCGTGAAAAATCCACCTTCCAGGGGGATATTACCCTGGCATGGAATGCTTTGGACTTTGGCCTGAGCTATTTAGAGACCAAACAGCAGGCCAATACGCTATTCATTAAACGTCAACAACGTCGTAAAGCGGTACAGAACCTTTTAGAAGAGGTTCGTGAAGCCTACTGGAATGCCGTGCTGGCCGACCGTCTGTTGCCCCATGTCACCAGCACCATTCAAGCCCTTAATCAACAGCTACTTTTGTTGCAACAGGCCGAACGCCAAGGTGAAGCCCCGCCAGTACAGCTATTAAAAAAACAACGGGCACTGTTGGACCATTTAGAACAGTTAAATGCCAGCCATAATGAGCTGGCTCGAGCCAAACTGGCACTGGCCAACCTTATGCACTTGGCACCCGGCACGCCTTATCAAACCCGCATTCACAATGGTGAGTTTTTAGATGGTTCTGTTGTCCGCTTACCCGCTGAGGTGTTAGAGGCCTTTGCCCTGGCCAACCGCCCAGAGCTACGGGAAGATGATTACCGCCAACGCATCAATAACCTGGAAGTGCGTAAAGCCATGGTTAAGATGCTGCCGGGCATTCAGTTGACGGCAGGAGGCCACCACGATAGCAACCGCTATTTGATCAATAATTCCTGGTTAGATGCTGGCTTGAACTTATCCTGGAACATGCTGACCTGGGGGCATGATGGCCACCCGATCACCATCGCTCAAATGGAGCGTGAACTGGCTGATGCCCAACATCTCACACGCGCGGTAACCATATTGGCGCAACTTCATATGTCGCTAGACGGCTTTTTAGCTGCCACAGCAGATTATGATGTCACCCAACAGATCCATCAGGTTATGCAACGCATGGCCAACCATTTAACGGTACAGCGTAAAAGCTATAAACTCAGTAGCTATGAAGAGCTGATTTCCCGCGCACAGACCGTCACATCTGCCCACCGATTGGGACGAACCTTTACCCAGTCTCAAGCAAGCATGGGACGCATTTACCGCTCACTGGGGGTAGATTTACTGCCGAAAAACTGGGAACAGGCCATCACTCATGAAAACCGCTTAGCGGCCTTCATTGATCAGGGGCACCGAGCTGGACGCTATAACCTGCACCGTTTAGCCAGCCAACAACGTATGGTTGCCGCCCGGCCACCCGCACAAATCAAGGTACCCATCCGCCGCTCCCCTATCCCCAAAGCAGCACGAACAACAGCTGGGCAAGCTGTTGTGATTGATCCAAACGCCTTTTTACACGGGCCGTCTACATCAAGCGTTTTTGATGGCACAGCCATCCCCTGAGAGGACCTTTCATACACACCTTTTCAGCCATGACACATCTTGGAACAGGCTCACCCCTGTTCCGAGAAGATGTCGGCTAAAAGAGAGCAGGTAAAGACCTTACGGGGCATAGCCCAACCATGGTGTGGTCAAGTCGCTGAACACAGCTCCCGACTCAACCCTTATGCAGGGGGATCACCAGCTTTAACTGAGGGGGGGGGAGTGGCACGGTGTACACCAGAATTCACGAACAGAAGATCCCATCGCTCAAAGTGAACGACAAACATGGCCACCACCTCACGGCTAAGCCACACCAGAAGTGCCGCATGGTAACGCTGTAACGTAGGCTAAAACGGTGGAAACCAATGTTTGTAGAAGAAACAGTCAACAGGCGCGCACCGCTTACACCCTGTACAGACCGGTACGCTCAGGCTACCGCATCATGTTTTATAGCTGGCGCAATCTGTATAGAATAGACAGAACATGTTGCCTGGGCAGACCAACCCAGCTCATAACACCGCAGCATCTTCCAACAGCCACCCTACCCGCTTTTTGAAAAAGGCATGCCCAGCCTGGATGATCCCACCCCTACCCATGTTTATACCCGCATCATGATCTGTTAAAGACAAGACACCCCTCTCTTTACCCAGCATGCTGAATCAACATGTGATGCGTTCTTCCAAGGCAAGCGCCGCCTCAGTTTAACCTTGAAGAGGTGCCCGCATAGAGGACTGTCATCTGTTTGGGTAATCTGATGTGGGGTCGCTGTGGCTAGCGCTGCGGCTCTGTTTACACGCTTAAGCTGTTCTTTGGGTATATCGCTGATAACCATAGAGACGGTTGATATAAAAGACCCGTTCCGCATCCTTGGCACTACAGGCCTCTGAAAGTGCCCTTTGTACAGCCATGAGCTCCTGCGTCACGACACAGTCTGGAAAGGTGCATACTTCACACTTCTGCTCCACCAGATTTTGAGTACAACTGGTATCAGGCAATTGTGCGTTTAATGTATGCAGGATATCTAAACAGGAAGAACGACCTGCGGCCTCCAAAGAGAGTTCATACAAAGCGTGGCGCATCAAACGAATAATGGATGCTTCTTTCATGCAGATTTTAGACATGACGACCTCCATGATCGTCTGACAACGGCCGCTCTGTCCTCTATGCACAGCGTACGTTTACCTCTAACAGGGCCAACCGTACCCGCCCAGGCACCGCACACCCCACACCCATTACTACGTATTAATACGTAGTAATGGGTGTAAATATACGCATTTTATGGTTGAGATCAAGGAAAATCCCCTTTAGACCAACCCACGTGTCGTTACGCTGAGAGTAAGCGCAGAACCGTTAAAGCGGCAGAGCGGGGACTGGCACCCCCCTCCTCTTCCGCAGCCAACACCGCCCCCACACAGCTTGGGCAGCCCTGTTTACAGTCACAGCGCTGCACCAGTGCCAAGGCATCCTGCACAATCTGTTCAGCCAAACCATAAAGGGGCTCCGTAAAACCAATACCACCTGGATAGCTATCATACAAAAACAGGGTTGGTTCAAAGTTGCCCGTTAAATTTTCTGGTTTAAGGGGCTGCCCATCGGCATCTCGCAAAGCACCACGACGGTTGGGGTCCTGGGTTGCTGACCAGCCAGCCTGGCCATCCCCCACCGCACGCCCCAAATCACCCCGCTCCGCCATAATACGTACGGCTGCGACCGTATGCAGTGCGTATGAAGCACCCAAAAAACCACTCAGCGCTTGCCAGCGATCTTGAAAGGCCTGCTCCAAGGCATTCGCCTGTATGCGCCACCATAACGAGGTGGTATGCATCTCAGAATCCGGTAAATGGATATGTCCAAACCCCACATTTTCATGGGTGTAATAACGAATCTTTTTAAATCCAGCCACCCGCCGGACCAAATGAACTTCACCATGCCCCTTTTCTGCCGCCTGCCCCTGTTCCCCCTCAAACTGATCAAGAATTTTCAGTTTGGTATAATCGATGGCATCGGTGTAATAATCGGCCTTGGTCTTTTTAACAAAGGCTTTACGTCCATCCCAATCCAGACGTTCAACTTGGTAGGGCGTTGCCTGGATCATATATATGGCATTTTCATACAGGGTCATCGGGGCCGCACTGTAATCCACCTCCGCCACCACCCTCTGTCCACCATCGGTTATATCTATAACCACAAAGTTACCATCGGAAACCGAGCGTAAACTCACCGCATTGGCTGGATAGCTATCATCATTCCAATGCCACTGGTTGCCTTCATGGTGGAGCACCCCTTCCTCTTGCAGATAACCGAGCAGCTCTACCAGAGCCTCGCCACCAAACACCTCGCCATCTTTAAAAGGTAGTTCAAATGCAGCACACCGCACATGATCCAATAAAATCAACAACTGATCTGGTGCTATACGGGCTTGTTCAGGCGAGGCCTCTGCAAAAAAATCGGGATGACGGACAATAAATTGATCCAAGGCATCACTGGCCCCCACAAGCACCCCCAAAGCAGCTTGGTTACGCCGCCCAGCACGCCCTAAACGCTGCCAGGTTGCGGCAATAGACCCTGGGTATCCATTCAACACGCAGCAGTCTAAATCTCCAATATCCACACCCAACTCCAGGGCCGAAGTCGCCACGACACAGTTCACATCCCCCTCCCGCAGCTTACGCTCTACGCTACGGCGTTCCGTGGGCAGGTACCCCCCCCGGTAGGCGGCGATACGCTCGGGTCGGCGAGGATCTTTATCAAAAATATCTTTTAAATATTTAGTGATCACCTCAACCATGAGACGGGTACGGGTAAATACAATGGATTTCACGCCATGATCTACCGCCATATGGGCCAGCTGGGTGCTCTGAGAACGGGCTGACGCACGAATACCCAAATCTTCATTCACCACCGGGGGGTTCCACAACATGATGGTTTTTTCCCCGGCAGGTGCCCCACTCTCCGTAATGGCCGTAACCGGCTCTTCTAACAACCGTTCCGCCAACGCCTTAGGGTTGGCGATGGTGGCACTGCACAGAATAAATTGAGGCTTTACCCGATAAAAGGCACAGATCCGCTTAAGCCTGCGTAAGACATTGGCCATATGAGAGCCAAACACCCCCCGGTAGGTATGGGTCTCATCAATAACAATGTAGGCTAAATTTTCAAAAAACTGCGCCCATTTTGTATGGTGAGGCAACACCCCTTGATGCAGCATATCGGGGTTGGAGATCACAATATCCCCTTTGGTCCGCACCGCTTTACGGGCATCGGCAGGCGTATCACCATCAAAAGTAAAGACCTTAACCCCTAACGCCTGCTGACGGTTCAGCTCATGCAGCTCAGCCAACTGATCTTGGGCCAACGCCTTGGTGGGGAATAGGTAGAGTGCTTTGGACTTTTTTTGCCGAGCTGCTTGCAAAACCGGCAAATTATAACAGAGTGTTTTGCCCGATGCGGTTGGTGTTACCACCACCACATGCTCTCCTGCGGCCACCGCATCCCAACTTGCCCGCTGATGACTGTAAAGTTGCTCAACCCCTCGTCCCTGCAGAGCACGCACGATCTCCCCATCCAAAGCCTCAGGAAAAGGGGCATACACAGCCTCCTTAGCTGGAACTTGCACTTCTCCAGTAATCCGCTGTCCATAACCTTTTCTAAGGCGCGCAATCAGCTCATGCACGCCACCCCGGTCAGCCGAGGGGATGGTTGGCGCCATACCAGGATGGGGGCGAGGGTTGGATTTCACAGCGGGCATACTCCATAAGACTTAAATAGAAAGGAGGAGGTCCTACCCCCATAGTTTAGGGGGATCTTTCTGCTTTTGTATAGCCGCAGCATCCCATGAACCACGGTATACTTTTGCAGGATACGCACAATCACACCAAATTTAATACATACTTTGATTTCAGCAATAAAGAGACAAAATGCAACATTTCACACCCTGATATGCGGTTCATTGCGCATAAGTCTTTTTTACACACAAATCCAGGCATATAATTTGCTATTATTCCATGTGGTTTCCTATTTTTTGTAAGAAGGGACCATTTAACTAATACTTTTTGGTGGGCATTCAAGGTGGTTTCCACCATAATTCAGGGTCACCCCTTCATCTGGATTCAAGGGGTAAACAGATGTTTCACAGGCACGTTTAAATAGTGGTTTAACGAAATACGATGAACGTTCAGACCTTCTTTCACAAAGAAGATTGGCCCGATACGCTCACGCCCTTCACCATCATGAAGGGGGTCGTTCGTTATATTCTGCTGCTTAGTGTCGTCATCAATCTGTTAGGGCTTGCCCTTCCTTTGACGCTTTTGCAGGTGTATGACCGCATTTTGCCGAATGAAGCGCACAGCACCTTGCAGATGCTTATTCTGCTGGTTATTGGTGCTGTTGTTATTGAAAGCACACTGAAAACCATCCGTACCTATATTGGTGGCTGGGTTGGAGCCCGCTTTGAGCACCGCTCTAACTATTTAGCCCTGGAGCGTATGCTCTACACCAATTTGGCCAGCTTTGAAAAAGCAGGATCAGGTGAACACCTGGAACGTATGGAGGGACTTGGTACCATCAAGGACTTCTATGCCGGTCAAGCTATGCAGGTCTATTTGGATCTGCTGTTTGTTCCGATCTTTCTCTTTTTTATCTGGCACATCGGTAGCTGGATGGTGTTTGTCACCATCATTACCTTCATTATGTTTGTTGTGGCTGCAGGTTGGGTCGGTGACAAACTGAAAAAAGCGGTTAAACAGCGCTCGGTCGCTGATGAACGTCGCCTAAACTTTATCATTGAAGTGCTCACCGGCATGCACTCTGTTAAAGGCATGGCCATGGAAGCCCAGATGTTGCGCCGCTACGAGCGTTTGCAAGAGGGCTGCGCCAACAATGCCAAACAGGTGGTTTTGGAGAGTAACAGCGCCCAGGGTCTTGGTAGCTTCTACGCCCAGCTCAACACCATTATGATTGCCGCGGTTGGCTCTACTTTGGTTATTGACCATCAACTCACCATTGGTGGCTTGGCCGCCTGTACCATGCTCTCAGGCCGTGCCATGGGCCCCCTACAACAGGCCGTAGGCATTTGGGCACGCTGGCAAACCATCCGCCTTGCCAAAGAGCGCATGCAGGAAATTTTTCAGTTAGAGCCTGAAATCCATGACAACATGGAGGAGTGCCCAGAGATCCAAGGCAAGCTGGAGCTAAAAAATGTTAGCTACCAGTTTGATCCCGACCATCCACCAATTTTACATGACCTTAATTTGGTGGTGGAACCGGGTGAGATCATTGCCGTACGTGGGGATAACGGTAGTGGAAAAACCTCCCTGCTATGGCTCATGATGGGTGCCCTGCGGGCCTCGGAAGGTGAAGTCTATCTGGACGATGTCCCGATCCGCATTTATGACCCTAAATCCATGCGGGACAAAGTATCCTACCTGCCCCAGTCCGGTGTTCTGTTCCAAGGCACTTTGCTGGAAAATATCACCATGTTCCGAGAAGAGCTTTATGATGCTGCTCTGGAAGTGGTGGAGTTAATGCAGCTGGAAGAGGTCATCTCCAGCATGCCCAAAGGGATTGAAACGCAGATTGATGATGGATCCAAGGAATCTCTTCCTAAAGGAATTCGTCAACGGATCTGCATTGCCCGCGCACTACTGGAAAAGCCTAAACTCATTCTCTTTGATGAGGCAAATGCTGCCATTGATGGTGCTGGTGATGAACAGCTGAAATCCACCCTTGAGGGCATGCGCGGCGATGCCACCATGATTTTGGTGACCGTGCGCCCCTCACTATACAAAATTGCTGATCGTGTGTATGACCTGAAAGAGGGCACCTTAACCCTCGCCCCTCCACCGCCCCCTCGTGGTGGCGCGCCAGGTGGTGGTGCACCGGCCCCCGCACCCTCAGGTACAGCACCGGCAGCACCGGCAGCACCGGCAGCACCGGCAGCACCGGCAGCACCTAAACCTGCGGCACCGGCAGCACCTAAACCTGCGGCACCGGCAGCGCCTAAACCTGCGGCACCGGCAGTGCCTAAACCTGCGGCACCGGCAGCGCCTAAACCTGCGGCACCGGCAGCGCCTAAACCTGCGGCACCAGCGGCGCCCAAAGCACCAACCCCACCCTCGGGCTCTCCTGCCGTCGATGCCGTTGCCAAAGCAGCACAAGCGGATATGAAACGCCGTGCCGAGGCCAGAGCTCGGGCACGTGCCGAAAAAGAAGCCAAAGAAAGAGCTCGTGCGGAGTTATTAAAACGTCGTAAAGCTGAAGCTGAGAATAAGGAAAAACGGGAAGCAGAAGCTGAGCTCAAACGCTTGGATGCCATGAAACAGGCCGCCATGCGCCAAGCTGCTATGCGCCGTGCACGCCAGGAAAATGCACAGCAGGAGTCGGAAGGCGAAACCACCACTCTCGCTAAGACCAAGCACCCGCATGGACATCGCCCTACCCGTCCGGATGATGACGGGGGACCCGATCGTCCAGGTGGCGGTGGTGGACGCCGCAGACCCAATCGTCGCCGTCGTAAAGATGGTCAAGGAAAAGCGGGAAGCACTCATGGTAAACCCGGTTCAACTCAAGCTCAGTTGACGGATACACTACCAGATCAGCCCGCCACCCTTCGCCGTCCAAAGCGAGGACAAAAGGCTGGAAGCACACAGCAGCAAGGTGTCCGCAAGCCCAATGCCCGCCGAAAAAAAGCGAGCCAGGACGGGAGTGGGGGTGATGCATGAGTGTTGAGATCAAAGCCCTAGAAATCCCCAAAGTTACCGGTATTCTGGCAGAATTTGCGCAGGCATCGGACTTTGGTGCCTGCATGATCCCACTTCTATCGGCATTGAACTGGCGTGGTGACATGCGCCACGTAGCGGAATCTCTGCCGCACTTTGTGGAAACACTGGACCTGACCGGTTTCCGAAATATGATGGCCCACCTTAACTATCGCAGTGAAGATATTCGCATGCCGATGGATGAGGTGGATGAACGTCTCTATCCTTTTCTCTACGTCCCGGATAAACGGGGTGCCTTTGTTGTCATGGGCCGCAATGAGGATGGGACTTTCGATGTCTATGACGGTGAAGTAGACCAACGTTTTGAGGATTGGACAAAAACCGACGTTAAAGGCCGAGCCTTCTTCTTTCAGCCTATGGATGTGGAGGAGGTTCAGCAGACTCAGGCCCGATTGGGCTGGTTCCGCATGGTCATGGAACGTTTTAGAACGTTCTCCTACTATATTTTGGCCATCACCTTTGTGATCACCCTGCTCCAAGTGGTGACACCACTTTATGTGATGCAAGTTTATGACAGGGTGGTGGGGTCAGAGTCTATGACCACCTTGGCCTTTTTGCTGGCTGGGGCATTAGCAGCACTCTTTTTTGATTGGTTTTTCAGAAACATGCGCGCCACGATGCTGGGCTATGTCGGCGCACGTTTGGATAACATTATTGGTAATGCCGTTTTCCAACGCATTCTATACCTGCTGCCAGCTTATACAGAGCGCGCCACCATTGGCTCCCAGGTTGCCCGCATTCGCGACTTTGAATCGATCCGTGAATTCTTCACCGGCGCCTTGGTTATCGTCTTTTTAGAGCTTCCATTTACCGCTGTTTTCTTATTGGTCATTGCCTCGCTAGCAGGCCCCTTAGCGTTTGTGCCCATGGTCACCATGGTGCTGTTTGTATTGCTGTGGATAACCATGACCCCGCTGGTCAATAACTCGGGGGCAACCGCCCGTCGTTGGAGCTCACAAAAGCAGTCTTTTATTGTAGAAGCCCTCAACTCTATGCGGGCCATTAAATACTGCCGAGCTGAAGATATTTGGCTGGACCGCTTCCGGGAACTCTCCGCTAAAACGGCCCAATCGAACTTCAAGACCGCGTTTATCAATGCGGTGGTGCAGTCACTGGGTCAGGCTTTTATTGTGGGTTCTGGCCTGGGTACCATTGCATGGGGCGTATTGCGGGTCTTAAGTGGCGACATGACGGTGGGTGCCCTGGTTGCCTGTATGGTTCTGGTATGGCGGGTTTTAACCCCCATGCAAGCACTATT from Magnetococcus sp. PR-3 encodes the following:
- the phnD gene encoding phosphate/phosphite/phosphonate ABC transporter substrate-binding protein, which encodes MTKFWKPAVYAVLLMFLVSPVHAQDPKTLTLGFMPYLSAKNLLEKYTPLARYLGEQLGQPVRLEIARNYQEHIERTGRDELDIAFLGGSPYVTIGDTYGKKPLLARYAFEGSPYFRAVIFTANNSDISSLKQLKGKKVAFGNINSTLSTQVPLYMMMQRGVGLAQLGLHKHLRNHENVLHGVQFGVFDAGAVAEEVFREHMHLDIRLLAHSPMLSTHVFVARSTMSKGLQQRIRDALQTLHTTEKGGEVLKSINRKLSAFVPVKDTDYDLHRKILDQVLPALKEP
- a CDS encoding DUF924 family protein, whose protein sequence is MRAEDILTFWFETLKPVDWFRKSEPLDQQIVTDFMPAHEQLVAGELVAWRDQPAGWLAQIILLDQFSRNMFRGSPQSFAYDALALFLAQQAIHEGIADSFPHAQRTFIYMPYMHSESLLIQKQGLILFATVENPRTFSFAQQHHDIIARFGRFPHRNALLGRASSAEEQAFLQQPGSSF
- a CDS encoding TolC family protein, which codes for MMRRQKTWNRPLLVLIGLLLLMVGCSSQTKDLNPQEIAQRARSDHKFVQAQRDHRPTSVTLYGAMAKAVQANQALRIQAYETSLALQQKALTRQAMLPQLLLDAGYNSRDNDPSSYNEGASAASISREKSTFQGDITLAWNALDFGLSYLETKQQANTLFIKRQQRRKAVQNLLEEVREAYWNAVLADRLLPHVTSTIQALNQQLLLLQQAERQGEAPPVQLLKKQRALLDHLEQLNASHNELARAKLALANLMHLAPGTPYQTRIHNGEFLDGSVVRLPAEVLEAFALANRPELREDDYRQRINNLEVRKAMVKMLPGIQLTAGGHHDSNRYLINNSWLDAGLNLSWNMLTWGHDGHPITIAQMERELADAQHLTRAVTILAQLHMSLDGFLAATADYDVTQQIHQVMQRMANHLTVQRKSYKLSSYEELISRAQTVTSAHRLGRTFTQSQASMGRIYRSLGVDLLPKNWEQAITHENRLAAFIDQGHRAGRYNLHRLASQQRMVAARPPAQIKVPIRRSPIPKAARTTAGQAVVIDPNAFLHGPSTSSVFDGTAIP
- a CDS encoding DEAD/DEAH box helicase produces the protein MAPTIPSADRGGVHELIARLRKGYGQRITGEVQVPAKEAVYAPFPEALDGEIVRALQGRGVEQLYSHQRASWDAVAAGEHVVVVTPTASGKTLCYNLPVLQAARQKKSKALYLFPTKALAQDQLAELHELNRQQALGVKVFTFDGDTPADARKAVRTKGDIVISNPDMLHQGVLPHHTKWAQFFENLAYIVIDETHTYRGVFGSHMANVLRRLKRICAFYRVKPQFILCSATIANPKALAERLLEEPVTAITESGAPAGEKTIMLWNPPVVNEDLGIRASARSQSTQLAHMAVDHGVKSIVFTRTRLMVEVITKYLKDIFDKDPRRPERIAAYRGGYLPTERRSVERKLREGDVNCVVATSALELGVDIGDLDCCVLNGYPGSIAATWQRLGRAGRRNQAALGVLVGASDALDQFIVRHPDFFAEASPEQARIAPDQLLILLDHVRCAAFELPFKDGEVFGGEALVELLGYLQEEGVLHHEGNQWHWNDDSYPANAVSLRSVSDGNFVVIDITDGGQRVVAEVDYSAAPMTLYENAIYMIQATPYQVERLDWDGRKAFVKKTKADYYTDAIDYTKLKILDQFEGEQGQAAEKGHGEVHLVRRVAGFKKIRYYTHENVGFGHIHLPDSEMHTTSLWWRIQANALEQAFQDRWQALSGFLGASYALHTVAAVRIMAERGDLGRAVGDGQAGWSATQDPNRRGALRDADGQPLKPENLTGNFEPTLFLYDSYPGGIGFTEPLYGLAEQIVQDALALVQRCDCKQGCPSCVGAVLAAEEEGGASPRSAALTVLRLLSA
- a CDS encoding peptidase domain-containing ABC transporter gives rise to the protein MNVQTFFHKEDWPDTLTPFTIMKGVVRYILLLSVVINLLGLALPLTLLQVYDRILPNEAHSTLQMLILLVIGAVVIESTLKTIRTYIGGWVGARFEHRSNYLALERMLYTNLASFEKAGSGEHLERMEGLGTIKDFYAGQAMQVYLDLLFVPIFLFFIWHIGSWMVFVTIITFIMFVVAAGWVGDKLKKAVKQRSVADERRLNFIIEVLTGMHSVKGMAMEAQMLRRYERLQEGCANNAKQVVLESNSAQGLGSFYAQLNTIMIAAVGSTLVIDHQLTIGGLAACTMLSGRAMGPLQQAVGIWARWQTIRLAKERMQEIFQLEPEIHDNMEECPEIQGKLELKNVSYQFDPDHPPILHDLNLVVEPGEIIAVRGDNGSGKTSLLWLMMGALRASEGEVYLDDVPIRIYDPKSMRDKVSYLPQSGVLFQGTLLENITMFREELYDAALEVVELMQLEEVISSMPKGIETQIDDGSKESLPKGIRQRICIARALLEKPKLILFDEANAAIDGAGDEQLKSTLEGMRGDATMILVTVRPSLYKIADRVYDLKEGTLTLAPPPPPRGGAPGGGAPAPAPSGTAPAAPAAPAAPAAPAAPKPAAPAAPKPAAPAAPKPAAPAVPKPAAPAAPKPAAPAAPKPAAPAAPKAPTPPSGSPAVDAVAKAAQADMKRRAEARARARAEKEAKERARAELLKRRKAEAENKEKREAEAELKRLDAMKQAAMRQAAMRRARQENAQQESEGETTTLAKTKHPHGHRPTRPDDDGGPDRPGGGGGRRRPNRRRRKDGQGKAGSTHGKPGSTQAQLTDTLPDQPATLRRPKRGQKAGSTQQQGVRKPNARRKKASQDGSGGDA